In the genome of Quercus robur chromosome 3, dhQueRobu3.1, whole genome shotgun sequence, one region contains:
- the LOC126718243 gene encoding uncharacterized protein LOC126718243, whose protein sequence is MADIHINTEESPTQTPLLIPIQNNNHNHQVPQQEQNEETQLDQTLKKLETFLTLLGFNQSSWLCIALFWIAFLLIGVVLPVVVLEQSKCSGCELYQIKNFELDIVASQACLAAVSLLCLSHNLRKYGIRRFLFVDRFNGKMAQLHDDYVKQIWGSLRLLIFWALPCIILKIVREVIRILYVPHESWWLSVAILLALILSWTYVSLISLSASVLFHLVCNLQVIHFNDYGKLLERESDVFVYIEEHIRLRYYLSKISHRFRIYLLLEFLVVTASQFLTLLQTTGYSGTITLINGGDFAVSTIVQVVGIILCLHAATKISHRAQAITSLASRWHALVTCGPADSSQHRVSNNVGNMEPENFLNYIDINYSESDLESLDYVAIPTNSQLASYMSSYHKREAFVMYLQTNPGGITIFGWTVDRALLNTIFFIELSLVTWVLGKTIVLTSSK, encoded by the exons ATGGCTGATATTCATATAAACACAGAAGAGTCTCCTACTCAGACCCCACTTCTTATTCCAATTCAAAACAATAACCACAATCACCAAGTACCGCAACAAGAACAAAACGAAGAGACCCAGTTGGACCAAACACTTAAAAAGTTGGAAACTTTTCTCACTTTACTTGGTTTCAACCAGTCTTCTTGGTTGTGCATTGCTCTGTTTTGGATTGCCTTCTTGCTTATCGGTGTGGTACTCCCAGTTGTGGTGTTGGAGCAATCAAAATGCTCTGGCTGTGAGTTGTATCAGATTAAGAATTTCGAGCTAGACATTGTTGCCTCACAGGCTTGCCTCGCTGCTGTTTCTTTGCTCTGCCTTTCACACAATCTCCGCAAGTATGGGATCAGGAGGTTCCTCTTCGTTGACAGGTTTAATGGTAAAATGGCACAGCTTCATGACGATTATGTTAAACAGATTTGG gGTTCTTTAAGGTTGCTCATTTTTTGGGCACTACCATGTATCATCCTGAAGATTGTACGTGAAGTCATCCGCATTTTATATGTACCCCATGAGTCATGGTGGCTATCAGTTGCTATTTTATTGGCTTTGATTTTATCTTGGACTTATGTGAGTTTGATCTCTCTATCAGCGAGCGTATTGTTTCACTTGGTCTGTAATCTGCAAGTTATCCACTTTAATGATTATGGGAAACTTTTGGAAAGAGAATCTGATGTCTTCGTATATATTGAGGAACACATTCGTCTGCGGTATTATCTCTCTAAGATAAGCCATAGATTCCGAATCTATCTTCTTCTAGAATTCTTGGTTGTCACAGCAAGCCAATTTCTGACCCTACTGCAGACCACGGGATATAGTGGAACAATTACTTTAATAAATGGTGGTGATTTTGCA GTGTCCACTATTGTTCAGGTCGTTGGGATTATTCTTTGCTTGCATGCAGCCACAAAAATTTCCCATAGAGCTCAAGCCATTACATCACTTGCAAGTAGATGGCATGCTTTAGTGACATGCGGTCCAGCAGATTCATCCCAACATAGAGTTTCAAATAATGTTGGGAACATGGAgcctgaaaattttttgaactACATAGATATAAATTACTCTGAAAGTGATTTGGAGTCATTGGATTATGTTGCAATTCCCACTAATTCTCAGTTGGCCTCTTATATGTCCTCATATCACAAGAGAGAAGCCTTTG TAATGTATTTGCAGACCAATCCAGGAGGGATTACAATATTTGGATGGACAGTTGATAGGGCTCTTCTCAACACAATCTTTTTCATTGAGCTCTCTTTGGTTACCTGGGTGCTTGGAAAAACCATAGTTCTCACTTCTTCAAAGTGA